The following are from one region of the Coffea eugenioides isolate CCC68of chromosome 2, Ceug_1.0, whole genome shotgun sequence genome:
- the LOC113761623 gene encoding rhodanese-like domain-containing protein 14, chloroplastic isoform X2 — MASLTTSVNPHSTCSLHRNFHSRIPAFNYNYCPNSANEPSSCCLTPKAIIQNSSRTNSGSTAARFTVRSAATKPAKSPAEEDWSIKRKYLLEKKVRSVEVKEALRLQKENNFVILDVRPEAEFKEAHPPGAINVQIYRLIKEWTPWDIARRAAFAFFGIFQGTEENPDFMQSVESKIDKKAKIIVACSSGGTMKPSQSLPEGQQSSNVYHLEGGLNTWFKEGLPAASEDSG; from the exons ATGGCTTCCCTCACCACTTCAGTCAATCCACATTCAACTTGCTCTTTACATCGCAATTTTCATTCCAGGATCCCAGCTTTTAACTACAATTATTGCCCGAACTCTGCTAATGAACCCAGCTCCTGTTGCTTGACCCCTAAAGCCATTATTCAAAACTCAAGCAGGACAAACTCAGGCTCAACAGCTGCTAGATTCACTGTTCGAAGCGCCGCAACCAAACCCGCCAAATCACCAG CTGAAGAGGACTGGTCGATTAAGAGGAAGTATCTACTTGAGAAGAAG GTAAGGAGTGTCGAGGTGAAAGAAGCTTTGCGACTTCAGAAAGAAAATAACTTTGTGATTCTTGATGTACGTCCAGAAGCAGAGTTTAAAGAG GCTCATCCGCCAGGAGCTATTAATGTTCAAATTTATAGGCTCATAAAGGAGTGGACACCATGGGACATTGCCCGGAGGGCAGCATTTGCATTTTTCGGCATCTTCCAAGGAACAGAAGAAAATCCAGACTTTATGCAAA GTGTGGAATCGAAAATAGATAAGAAAGCGAAGATAATAGTAGCTTGCTCATCTGGTGGTACAATGAAGCCATCACAAAGTCTTCCGGAAGGGCAACAATCAAG CAATGTCTACCACTTGGAAGGAGGACTAAATACCTGGTTTAAAGAAGGATTGCCTGCAGCTTCTGAAGATTCAGGTTGA
- the LOC113762800 gene encoding molybdate-anion transporter — MELFYYMVFGALGAVVAALELSKANKDRITTSQAFTSFKNNYLLVYSLMMAGDWLQGPYVYYLYSTYGFGKGEIGQLFIAGFGSSMLFGTIVGSLADKQGRKRACVTYCITYILSCITKHSPQYKVLMLGRVLGGIATSLLCSGFESWLVAEHFKRGFDQQWLSLTFSKAIFLGNGLVAILSGLFGNLLVDSLSLGPVSPFDAASCFLAIGMAIILSTWTENYGDPSENKDLLTQFKSAAVAIASDERIALLGAIQSLFEGSMYTFVFLWTPALSPNDEEIPHGFIFSTFMLASMLGSSFASRLMARNSPKVEIYMQIVFVISSASLLLPIMTNFLVAPSKVKGGGISFSGCLQVLGFCTFEACVGIFWPSIMKMRSQYIPEEARSTIMNFFRIPLNIFVCIVLYNVDAFPITVMFGMCSIFLFVASILQRRLAAIADKPKAEDWTPMKERDAEAEPLNAP, encoded by the exons ATGGAGTTGTTCTATTACATGGTGTTTGGGGCGCTGGGGGCGGTAGTGGCAGCTTTGGAGTTGAGTAAGGCCAACAAAGATCGGATCACAACTTCTCAGGCTTTCACTTCCTTCAAGAACAACTACCTTCTTGTTTACTCTCTCATGATGG CTGGTGACTGGTTGCAAGGTCCATATGTCTATTACCTTTACAGCACCTATGGCTTCGGGAAGGGGGAAATTGGACAGCTTTTTATTGCTGGGTTTGGATCTTCCATGTTGTTTGGCACAATTGTCGGATCTCTGGCAGACAAACA GGGACGAAAGAGAGCATGCGTGACTTACTGCATTACTTACATACTCAGCTGCATCACCAAGCATTCCCCACAGTACAAAGTTTTGATGTTGGGACGTGTACTGGGTGGTATTGCTACCTCCCTACTTTGCTCAGGATTTGAGTCTTGGCTTGTTGCTGAACACTTCAAG AGGGGCTTTGATCAGCAATGGCTTTCATTAACTTTCTCAAAGGCTATATTTCTTGGAAATGGTCTTGTTGCTATTCTCTCTGGATTGTTTGGAAATCTGCTGGTTGATTCCTTAAGTCTTGGTCCTGTATCTCCCTTTGATGCCGCTTCATGCTTTCTGGCAATTGGAATGGCTATTATATTGTCAACATGGACTGAGAATTATGGTGATCCGTCGGAGAATAAGGACTTGCTAACTCAGTTCAAGAGCGCAGCTGTAGCAATTGCTTCTG ATGAGAGGATAGCATTATTGGgtgcaattcagtccctgttTGAAGGTTCAATGTATACTTTTGTGTTTCTCTGGACTCCTGCTCTGAGTCCAAATGATGAAGAAATTCCCCAtggttttattttttcaacTTTCATGTTGGCTTCAATGTTGGGAAGCTCATTTGCATCTCGACTTATGGCGCGTAACTCACCTAAAGTTGAGATTTATATGCAGATTGTCTTTGTGATCTCTTCTGCCTCTCTGCTGCTACCTATAATGACAAAT TTCTTGGTAGCCCCCTCGAAGGTAAAGGGTGGTGGTATCTCATTTTCTGGTTGTCTCCAAGTTCTTGGTTTCTGTACATTTGAAGCTTGTGTTGGAATTTTTTGGCCATCAATTATGAAGATGAGATCTCAATACATTCCTGAGGAGGCACGCAGCACTATAATGAACTTCTTCCGCATCCCCCTGAACATCTTTGTTTGCATTGTACTCTACAAT GTTGATGCATTCCCCATCACTGTTATGTTTGGCATGTGCTCGATCTTCCTGTTTGTGGCGTCCATCTTACAGAGACGGCTGGCAGCAATTGCGGACAAGCCAA AGGCAGAAGATTGGACGCCAATGAAAGAAAGAGACGCTGAAGCAGAGCCACTAAATGCTCCTTGA
- the LOC113761623 gene encoding rhodanese-like domain-containing protein 14, chloroplastic isoform X1, which translates to MASLTTSVNPHSTCSLHRNFHSRIPAFNYNYCPNSANEPSSCCLTPKAIIQNSSRTNSGSTAARFTVRSAATKPAKSPAEEDWSIKRKYLLEKKVRSVEVKEALRLQKENNFVILDVRPEAEFKEAHPPGAINVQIYRLIKEWTPWDIARRAAFAFFGIFQGTEENPDFMQSVESKIDKKAKIIVACSSGGTMKPSQSLPEGQQSRSLIAAYLLVLNGYSNVYHLEGGLNTWFKEGLPAASEDSG; encoded by the exons ATGGCTTCCCTCACCACTTCAGTCAATCCACATTCAACTTGCTCTTTACATCGCAATTTTCATTCCAGGATCCCAGCTTTTAACTACAATTATTGCCCGAACTCTGCTAATGAACCCAGCTCCTGTTGCTTGACCCCTAAAGCCATTATTCAAAACTCAAGCAGGACAAACTCAGGCTCAACAGCTGCTAGATTCACTGTTCGAAGCGCCGCAACCAAACCCGCCAAATCACCAG CTGAAGAGGACTGGTCGATTAAGAGGAAGTATCTACTTGAGAAGAAG GTAAGGAGTGTCGAGGTGAAAGAAGCTTTGCGACTTCAGAAAGAAAATAACTTTGTGATTCTTGATGTACGTCCAGAAGCAGAGTTTAAAGAG GCTCATCCGCCAGGAGCTATTAATGTTCAAATTTATAGGCTCATAAAGGAGTGGACACCATGGGACATTGCCCGGAGGGCAGCATTTGCATTTTTCGGCATCTTCCAAGGAACAGAAGAAAATCCAGACTTTATGCAAA GTGTGGAATCGAAAATAGATAAGAAAGCGAAGATAATAGTAGCTTGCTCATCTGGTGGTACAATGAAGCCATCACAAAGTCTTCCGGAAGGGCAACAATCAAG GTCACTGATAGCAGCTTACTTGCTAGTTCTCAATGGTTACAGCAATGTCTACCACTTGGAAGGAGGACTAAATACCTGGTTTAAAGAAGGATTGCCTGCAGCTTCTGAAGATTCAGGTTGA
- the LOC113761793 gene encoding F-box/WD repeat-containing protein pof10-like: protein MGWGDLHISSRLLRLPLLFLCRSMERLPVDVCLKILSLLDHQNLATAQLVCRKWKILASDDTLWSNLFTQRWGVDHATFFAPEGSKLWKDVYAVQDRGDRVGLGLKIIREGDDYYLVHQGEIQRHLGSRRPKTGEIIHSPATVGEEEFSNMVEPSSGILDKILFFIGDLESASVHAKRSRVL, encoded by the exons ATGGGATGGGGTGATCTTCATATCTCATCCCGTCTTCTTCGTCTCCCACTTTTGTTTCTCTGTCGCTCGATGGAGAGATTACCTGTCGATGTCTGTCTCAAGATTCTTAGTTTGTTAGATCATCAAAATCTTGCAACTGCTCAATTGG TGTGCAGGAAGTGGAAAATCTTAGCCTCAGACGACACTTTATGGTCTAACCTGTTTACGCAAAGATGGGGAGTAGATCATGCCACATTCTTTGCTCCTGAAGGTTCAAAATTGTGGAAAGATGTGTATGCAGTGCAAGATCGAGGTGATCGTGTTGGATT GGGCCTAAAGATCATAAGAGAAGGAGATGATTATTACCTTGTCCACCAAGGCGAGATTCAACGGCATTTAGGCTCTAGAAGACCAAAAACTGGGGAAATCATTCATTCTCCTGCAACTGTTGGGGAAGAAGAATTTTCTAACATGGTGGAACCATCTTCAGGTATTTTAGATAAGATCCTATTCTTCATTGGGGACTTGGAGTCTGCTTCTGTACATGCAAAAAGGAGTCGAGTTCTGTGA